The Alphaproteobacteria bacterium sequence CTTGCCGACCTCGAACAGGCGCAGGCTCTCGATATTGCCAGTGTTCAGGAACGAATAGTCGATGGTGCCGCGTTGCAGCGCCTCATAGACCTCGACCGGGCTGACCGTGACCGGAACCGCGCCGATGGCATTGTGCAGTTTCGGCACGTCGGCCCCGAAGCTGCGCAGCTTCTTGCCCTTCAGGCTGGCGACCGTGGTGCAATCGGGCGAGGGGCCGGTCAGGTAATAGGAGCCGAGCGGCTGCTCGAACAGATAGTGCACGCGCATCTTGTCCGTCTCGTCCTTGAAGACCGGGAACTGCGCGTAGGATTTCTTCAGCACGTCGATGGCCTGGACCGGATCGTTGAAGACGAACGGGATCTGGAACGCCTTCCAGAACAGCAACTGGTCCGGGTAGTAGCCGGGCGGGATCGCCGCCATGTCGACCGCGCCGCGGCCGGCGAGCAGGCCCAGTTCGTTGCCCTTGCCGAGGCCGCCGGCGAAGGTGATGTCGATCTTGACCCGGCCGCCGGTCCGTTCCTCGATCTTGGCGGCGAAGTCCTTTTCCGCCTGAACGAACGGGCTGTTGGGCAGATAATGCCCCCAGCGCAGTTTGAACTCCTGCGCACTGGCGGTCGTCGTCACCGCCACCGCGGACGCCGCGATCAGAGCGGACCCCAAAATTCCCTTCAACGCCGATATCATTGTGTGCTCCTGGACTGTCGGACCGTGCGGCTCGTGAACGTGCGTTGTGCGGTTGCGAAAATGAACGCCTCAGAGCCTTCCAAAGCCCAACAAAGCAAGAAGTATGCCAATCGTGGAATATTGTGCGTTGCAATAATGGGTGGTGGCGGGCCGGCGGTCCGGCGCCAAAAATTTGGGCGGAGGCCGTGCCCGTTCGCTGGGCAGGGCCGGCCTGACGCATGGGCGCCGGCGGAAAGTTTCCCATTGCACAGGTTGTCGCGCCCGCGCACAGTAAACGCAACTTGTCGGGATGATTGTCCGTTCCGTGCAAGACAATTGCGAACTGGCGCCGACCGAGCGCTGGCCGAAACCCTTGGAGGAAACAATGCCCCTGTCTTTGAAGGGCCGGTTGCTGTGCGCCGGCTTGGCGACCCTTGCGGTCGCCTGGTCCGGTTCCGCGACCGCGGTAACAAAACTGACCTATGGCAGCTACCTGCCGGCCACCCATGTGATTCACGAGAAAGGCCTGCTGCCCTTCTTCAAGCGGGTAGAACAGGACACCAACGGCTCCCTGACCTGGGAATTGTTCTCCGGCGGCGCCATGGGCGGCCCGAAAGAGGCGTTGCAGACGATCGAGGACGATGTCGTCGATAGCGCCATCATCGTCGACGTCTATATCAAGCGCGATGTGCCGGTGTCGGTCACCATCGCCGATGTCGGCCTGCTGGTGGACGATCCGCTGGTCTTCGCCGCGGCCACGAACGAGGCTTATCTGATCGACTGCCCGCAATGCGCGGCGGAGACGAAGAAGCACAACAAGATTGCGCTCTCGCGCAATTCGACCGGCATCTACAACATCATGTGCACCAGCCCGATCCACACGCTGGAAGGGTTGCATGGCGTAAAGGTGCGCTCGGCCGGGCGGCACGGCGTGCTGATGAAGGAGCTGGGTGCGACGCCCGTCGGCATCACCACCGCCGAAATGTACGAGGCGCTGCAACGCGGCCAGGCGGATTGCACCACCGGGTCGACCGCGTGGCTGAACGCCTATGGCCTGAAGGACGTGATCAAGGCGGTGATCGACTATCCCATCGGCGCCTATATCGGCGGCGAGGGCATGAACATGAACGCCGACCGCTGGAACTCGCTCACCGACGCGGAGCGCATGGCGATCCGCAAGAACCTGCCGAAACTGGTCAGCGACACGGTGTTCGCCTACATGGCCGAGGGCGACCTCGCGCGCGAGGAAGCGATCAAGAACAACGGCCTGCAGGTTCTGGAAGCGGACGAACCGCTGAAGAACGCCATCGACAAATTCCGCCAGGGCGAGGTCCAGGTGTCCATCGACAAGGCCCGCGAGGCGGGGGTGAAGGACCCGGAACGGATCCTGAATCACTTCATGGCCAGCGTCGAGAAATGGCGCAAGATCGTGGCCGATATCGGCCGCGACAAGGAGAAATACGAGGAAGCGCTCTGGCGCGAGATTTTCTCCAAGGCCACCCCGTAAAACCGCCCGGCGATCCCGGCGGTTGCACCGCCGGGTGACGCGGCGGCGTCCCGGCGCCCGGTCTGCGGCGTGCCCGGACGCGCGGCCGGATGGCGGCTACTGCCCAGCGGAAGGCTCCGATGAAAAGCTTTGAACGGTTCTTCAACCGGCTGTCGAACTACAGCGCGTTCATTGCCGGCGCGGCCATGTTCGTGATGATGGTTCAGATCTCGCTCGACGTGGCGTTGAAATACATTTTCAGCTACCCGATCCCGGCGACGCTGGAGACGGTGTCGAGCTATTACATGGTGGCGCTGATCTTCCTGCCGCTCGGCATCGTCACCCGCGATCACGAGCATATCAGCGTCGAACTGTTCACCCAGGGGCTGAGCCCGCGCTGGCTGGCGCTGGTGAACGGCGTCGCGGGGATTCTGGCCATGGCCTATATCGGCGTGATGACCTTCCGTTGCGCCGAGGAAGCCTGGGAGAAGATGCTGATCGGCGAGTCCTGGGAAACCGCGATCTGGGACATGCAGGTGTGGCCATCGCGCTGGTTCATCCCGATCGGCGTCGGCCTGATGTTCGTCTATCTCCTGATCCACGTCATCGACAATTTCTCGTTCTTCGTCCGCGGCCACCGCATCATGACCAGCGGCGAAAGCCAGCATGGCCTCGACCTCGATCTCTAACTGTGCGGGTGCGGGCGGCTGGACGCCGCCGGCACTGGCACCCGCGCAGGAGCCGGAACATGGATAGTCTCACCATCGGGTTTTGCGGCATCGGCCTCGTGCTGGTTCTGCTGGCGCTTCGGGTGCCCATCGCCGTGGCGCTCGCCACGGTTTCGATCGGCGGCATCTGGATTTTGCGCGGGCAGGGTGCGGCGCTCGGCACGCTCGGCAGCCTGCCCTACGACTTTGCCTCCAACTTCACCCTGTCGGCGGTGCCGATGTTCCTGCTGATGGGCGCGGCCGCCTATCACACCGGCCTGACCGGCTCGCTCTACGACGCCGCCCGGCTGTGGCTGAACCGGCTGCCGGGCGGGCTGGCGGTCGCCTCGAACTTCGCGTCGGCCGGGTTCGCGGCGGCGTCGGGCTCCAGCGTCGCGACGGCGGCGGCCATGGGCCGGCTCGCCATTCCGGAAATGCTGAAGGCCGGCTATGACAAGTCGCTGGCGACCGGCACCATCGCCGCCTCCGGCACGCTGGGCGCGCTGATCCCGCCCTCGATCGCCTTCGTCATCTATGGCTGGTTCACGGAGCAGCCGGTCGGCACCCTGCTGATGGCGGGCTTCCTGCCGGGCGTGCTGACCGCTGTCATCTATGCGAGCATGATTATCTGGCGTTGCGCCCTGAACCCGAAACTGGCGCCGCCCATTCGCCAGCATGTGCCCATGAGCGCGAAGCTCGCGGCCCTGAAAGAGGTCTGGCCGCTGCCCCTGCTGGTGCTCTGCGTCATGGGCAGCATTTATGGCGGCGTCGCCACGCCGACCGAGGCGGGCGCGCTCGGCGCCTTTTTCGCGCTGATCATCGGTGCGGTGAAGAAGCAATTGAACCGCGAGACCTTCGTCCGCTCGTTCGTGGAGGCGTTGCGCACGGTCTCGGCGGTGTTCCTGGTCGCCATCGGCGCGATCCTGCTGACCCGCTTCCTGGCCATGGCCGGGGTGCCGCGGTTCATGGCCGAGATCGTGCAGCAATTCGATGCCGACGCGCTCACCGTGATCCTGGCGATGACGGTGATCTATCTCATCCTGGGCATGTTCCTGGACCCGCTGGGCCTGATGCTGCTGACGCTGCCGATCTTCCTGCCCGCCTTCAAGGTTCTGCACATCGACCTGATCTGGATCGGCGTGCTGGTGGTGAAGCTGATCGAGATCGGCCTGCTGACGCCACCGGTCGGGCTGAACGCCTATGTGGTGAAAGGCGTGGTCGGCGATGCGGTGCCGCTGACGACGATTTTCCGCGGCCTCGTCTGGTTCCTGGTCTGCGAGGCGGTCATCATGACCTTGCTGATCGCGTTCCCGGAAATCTCGCTCTGGCTGCCGGCTGTGCTGTCCGGCTAGGCCGGGCGCCGGTCCGGGCCTGCACACGCGATTGTGAGTGCGCTCGTTCGTCGACTGGCAGCGCGCGGCCGCGGAGGCGGGCCTGGCGGTGCTCGACCTGGTGCGCACCGACTCTGCCGCCGTCCTGCGCTCGCCGGAAAACGACGTGCTGGTTCTGGGGAGGTCGGAGGCGGCCTGACCGCGCCCGCACGGCTTTGTTCCGGCGCCGATGGCGCGCTGGAATAACCGGTTCAGGTGGCGCGGGGTCCGCGATAGAATGGCCGGCCGTGCGCGCGCCTGTCGGCGTGGGCCCGGTCGAACCCGCCCCGAAACAGGATGGTCCCATGCCGCAAGACACGAATGAGCTGGCGCCGAGCAGTATCGGCCAGATCGGGTTCTATGTGCATCAGATGCGGAACGAAGACGATTATTCGTTGAACAACCGCTTTTTCGCCTGGATCCGGGGCGACCTCGACGCCGACGCGCTGCAGCAGGCGCTGGATGCGGTGGTCGAGCGCCACCCGGTGCTGCGGACGATGCTGGTGCCGGCCGCCGGGCCGCGACCACTGCGCCAGGAGGTTCTTCCCGCCGCGCCGGTGGTCTTCGAACGGCACGACGCCTGCGCCGGCACCGTCGCCGAGACCGAAGCCGAGATGCGCCGGATTGTTCAGGCGTTTGCCCACACCCCGTTCGATGTCGGCGAGGAAGAGTTTCCGTTCCGGGCGCTGCTGGTTCGGGTCGACGACGACCGTTGCCTGTTCGGCATGATGGCGCATCACATCGCCTCCGACATGCTGTCGGGACAGATCCTGTTCCGGGACGTGGTGGCGTTTTACCGGTCTGTGACGCAGGGAACGGACGGGCCCGAGCCGCCGGCCGCCCAGTTCGCCGATTTCGCGACCCGGCAGTGGGACCGGTTGGAAAGCGGCGCCATGGACCGGCATGCGGATTTCTGGCGCGAAACCCTGGCCGGGCGTCCGCCCATGGTCGTGCCCGGCGCGCGGGCGACCGCCGCCGCTTCGCCCGTCCCGCAAGCCGGCGAGCGCCTGTCGCGGACGCTGCCGGATGCCCTGGCCACCGCCGTGCGCGGCCTGGCCTGGCGGCACCGGGCCACGATCACGACCGTGTTCCTGGCCGCCCTGGGCGTGTTGTGTCGCGAGAAGGGGGTGACGCAAACGACGCTCTGCATTCCGACGGCCAACCGCCCCGGGCCGAAATTCCAGGATGTGGTCGGCTGTTTCATGAACCCGGTGCTGGTGGTGCTGGAGGCGCAACCGGGCGAACCCTTTGCGGCGGTGCTGGACCGGATGCGCGACCGGGCCTCGCAGGCGTATGCCCACCGCGAATATCCGGTCGACCGGTTGAAGGCCCTTCTGGACGACGATTTCCGGGATATCGGCTATCCGCCCGGCCTGCTGTTCCAGTTGCTGCAACGTCCGGACGAGCTGGTTCTGGAGGCGGGTGGCTGCGTGTTCGAGCGCATCCTGACCGACATGCACCGCATCGCTGGCCTGTATTTTCCGCAAGCCCGGCTGCAGGTGCTGGTGTGGGAGGAACGGGACCGCATCACCTGCAGTTTCGACTATGACGCCGCGGCGTTCGAGCGGGAGACGGTGCAGGCCATGCTGGACCGCTACGTCGCCATCCTGCACGAGAATGCCGGCGCCGCGCCGGCCTGAGCCGCCCGGCGCAGCCCGGAGCCCGGCGATCCGCGTCCGTCGTCCGCGGCGGCCAGCGTGCGCAGGCTCCGGTCGCCGATCTTGCCGCCGGGGGTGCGGGGAGGGGCCGCGTGCGCCGGTGCACCGCCCCCGCAGCCGGGCCGTGGATCAGGCCGCTTTGCGATCCTGGTTCTGGCCGGGGCGCGTGGCGTCGTCGGCCAGCACCGGGGCCAGGCGACGGGCGGCGATTGTCTCGGAAACGCCGGTGCGCTCGGCATAGCGCAACAACTGATCCCGCTCCACGCGACCGATGCCGAAATACGAGGAGTCCGGATGGGCGAAATACCAGCCGCTGACCGCCGCGGTCGGCAGCATGGCATAGCCCTCGGTCAACTGGATGCCCGCTGCCGCTTCCGCATCCAGCAGTTGGAACAGGGTCGGCTTCTGGCTGTGGTCGGGGCAGGCGGGGTAGCCGGGGGCCGGACGGATGCCGCGATACTGCTCGCGGATCAGATCGGCGTTCGAAAGGTTCTCGTCCGACGCATAGCCCCAGAATTCGCGGCGAACGCGCTCGTGCATGCGTTCGGCAAAGGCTTCCGCCAGCCGATCCGCCAGGGCTTTCAGAAGGATGGCGTTGTAGTCGTCATTCTTGCGTTCGTAGTCCGCCAGCGGGCCTTCGATGCCGTGCCCGGCGGTGACCGCAAAGCCGCCCAGATAGTCGGTCTTGCCGCTGGCCTGCGGGGCGACGAAGTCGGCAAGGCAGAAATGCGCGCGCCCCTGGGACTTGTTCACCTGCTGGCGCAGGAAGGTCAGGGAGGCCAGCGGCTCGTTGAACCGGGCCGGGTCGTGCAGGACCACGCCTTCCTCGCCGTCGCTGTTCGCCGGCCAGAAGCCGATGACGCCGCGCGCTTCCAGCCATTTCTCGTCGACAATCCGCTTCAGCATCGCCTCGGCATCGGCGAACAGGGCGCGGGCGGCCTCGCCCACCACCGGGTCGTCGAGCAGGCGCGGATAGGTGCCGGCCAGTTCCCAGGTGCGGAAGAAGGGCGTCCAGTCGATGCGGTCCACCAGTTCGTCCAGCGGGTATTGGACGAAGGTCCGCGTGCCGAGGAAGGAGGGCTCCGGCGGGGTATAGGCCGTCCAGTCCAGCTTCGGCTTGTTGGCACGGGCATCCGCCAGGGTGACGGCTTCGTGCGTCGGGCCGGATTTGCGGCGGCGACGCAGCGTGTCGTACTCCTCGGCAATGTTCGCGGTATACGGGCCGAAGGTCTCGGCCGACAGCAACTGGCCCGCCACGCCGACGGCGCGCGAGGCGTCGAGCACGTGCACCACCGGCCCCTTGTAGGCGGGGTCGATCTTCAGGGCGGTGTGCAGCTTCGACGTGGTGGCGCCGCCGATCAGCAGCGGCGTTTTCAGGCCGCGGCGATGCATATCGCTCGCCACCTGGACCATTTCGTCCAGCGACGGCGTGATCAGGCCCGACAGGCCGATCAGGTCGACGGCCTCCTTGGCGGCGGTGTCCAGGATCTTGGCCGACGGCACCATGACGCCCAGGTCGATCACCTCGTAATTGTTGCACTGGAGCACGACGCCGACGATGTTCTTGCCGATGTCGTGCACGTCGCCCTTCACGGTGGCGAGCAGGATTTTGCCCTTTTTCTGCTGTGCGACGCCGGATGCCTCGGCCTCGGCTTCGATGAAGGGGATGAGGTGGGCCACCGCCTGTTTCATCACCCGGGCGGACTTCACCACCTGCGGCAGGAACATTTTGCCGGCGCCGAACAGGTCGCCGACCCGGTTCATGCCGTCCATCAGCGGGCCTTCGATCACCGACAGCGGCTTGTCGGCGCGCTGGCGGGCTTCCTCGGTGTCGTCGACGATGTGGGCGTTGATGCCGTGGACGAGCGCGTGCTCGATCCGCTGTTCCACCGGCAGTTCGCGCCAGGAATTGTCCTGCTCGCGCTTCTGTCCGCCCTGGCCGCGATACTCCTCGGCGATTTCGAGCAGCCGTTCGGTGCCGTCCTTGCGCCGGTTGAGGATGACGTCCTCGACGCGCTCGCGCAGGTCGGGCTTGATCTCGTCATAGACCGCCAGCTGGCCGGCATTGACGATACCCATGTCCATGCCCGCCCGGATGGCGTGGTAGAGGAACACCGAGTGCATGGCCTCGCGCACGGGCTCGTTGCCGCGGAAGCTGAACGAGAGATTGGACACGCCGCCCGAGATTTTGGCATGCGGCAACGACTGCTTGATCTCGCGGCAGGCCTCGATGAAGTCGACGCCGTAATTGTCGTGCTCCTCGATGCCCGTCGCGATCGCGAAAATGTTGGGGTCGAAAATGATGTCTTCCGGGTGGAAGCCGTCTTCGGTCAGCAGCTTGTAGGCCCGGGTGCAGATTGCGACCTTGCGCGCCTTGGTGTCGGCCTGGCCCTTTTCGTCGAACGCCATGACGACCGCGGCCGCGCCGTAGCGGCGGATCAGCCGGGCCTGGCGCAGAAACGCCTCCTCGCCCTCCTTCATGCTGATCGAGTTGACGATGGCCTTGCCCGCGACGCATTGCAGCCCCGCCTCGATCACCTCCCACTTGGACGAGTCGATCATGATCGGCACGCGGGCGATGTCCGGCTCGGCCGCGATCAGGTTCAGGAAGGTGACCATGGCCTCCTTGGAGTCCAGAAGGCCTTCGTCCATGTTGACGTCGATGATCTGGGCGCCGTTTTCGACCTGCTGGCGGGCGACTTCCAGCGCGGTGTCGTAATCGCCGCCCATGATGAGCTTCTTGAAGCGGGCGGAGCCGGTGACGTTGGTCCGCTCGCCGATATTGATGAATGTGGCTTGGGCTTGTTGCATGGTGATGGCGTGCACTCTCTGGGTCAGGCGGCGGAGACGAACGGATCCAGGCCGGAAAGGCGCAGGCGCGGCCGGTCGGCCGGAACCTGTCGCGGCGGGACATCCTTCACCGCCTCGGCGATGGCTTGGATATGATCCGGCGTGGTGCCGCAGCAACCGCCGACAATGTTGACCAGGCCTTCCTCGGCCCATTCGCGGATCAGGCGGGCCGTCATCGCCGGTGCCTCGTCATAGGCGCCCAGCTCGTTCGGCAGGCCCGCGTTCGGATACACGACCAGCGGCACCTCGCACTCGCGCGCCAGTTCCTCGACGAAGGGGCGCAGCTGTTCGGCGCCGAAGCCGCAATTCAGGCCGAAGGCCACCGGATCGGCGTGGCGCACGGCATACCAGAACGCGGTCACCGTCTGGCCGGAAAGATTGCGCCCGGTCAGGTCGGTGACGGTGCCGGTCACCATGACCGGCAGCTTCACGCCGGTTTCGTCCGCCAGTTGCTCCAGCGCGAACAGGGCGGCCTTGCAGTTCAGCGTGTCGAACACCGTCTCGACGGCAAAGCAATCCACCCCGCCCTCGAACAGGGCCTTGGCCTGGTGGTGGTAGGCCTTGCGCATTTCCTCGAACGTGACCGCGCGAAAGCCGGGGCGGTTCACATCCGGCGAGATCGAGCAGGTCCGGTTGGTCGGGCCGAGATTGCCGATGACATAGCGTGGCTTTTCCGGCGTCTTTTCGGTCCAGCGGTCGGCGGCGCGGCGCGCGATGCGGGCGCCGTCGAGATTGATGTTGTGCACGAACGGCTCGCAGCCGTAGTCGGACTGGCTGATCGTGGTCGCGTTGAACGTGTTGGTCTCGATCAGGTCGGAGCCGATGGCCAGATAGGTGTCGTGGATGCGCTCAATCACCGCCGGCTGGGTCAGGTTCAGCAGGTCGTTGTTGCCGCGCAGGTGATGGCCGTGGTCGGCGAACTGGCTGCCGCGATAGCCGGACTCATCCAGCTTTTCCGCCTGGATCATCGTGCCCATCGCGCCTTCGAGGACGAGGATACGGTCCGCCATCAATGCGGTCAGAGCGGGCCGGGTGTCGGCGGGCATAAGAAGGTCCTTTGGTCAGTGGAGATGCTTATAACCATATAAAGATATCGTTATATTGTCCAGGGCGAAATCCGCCGGCGCTGCGATACGCGGCGGTTGCGGCGGGCGTTTGCCCCGCTGGCATTGCGCGCCAAGCCGCCTATAATGCAGCCGTTCGCCCGATCCGAAGGAAAACTTATGGCCGCCGCCCACCCCGACGAGACCGTCGTAACCGCTGCGATCGCCGTGATCGGCAACGAAATCCTGTCCGGCAGTGTTCAGGACGAAAACATCGCGTATATCGCGCGCGGTTTGAACGAAATCGGCATTCAATTGCGGGAAGTCCGCGTCGTGCCGGACATTCACCGCGAGATCGCGGACGCGGTGAACGCGCTGCGCGGGCGCTGGGACTATGTGTTCACCACCGGCGGCATCGGCCCCACCCACGACGACATCACGGCGGAAGCGGTGGCCCTCGCCTTCGAGCGCAAGGTGACCTACCACCCGGAGGCCTTCGCGCGGCTGGAAGCCTTTTATGCGTCCCGCGGACAGGACTTTACCGAGGGGCGCAAGCGGATGACGCTGGCGCCGGAAGGCGCGGAACTGGTGAACAACGAGGCGATGATCGCGCCCGGCCTGAAGGTCGAGAACGTGTTCGTGCTGG is a genomic window containing:
- the dctP gene encoding TRAP transporter substrate-binding protein DctP, translated to MISALKGILGSALIAASAVAVTTTASAQEFKLRWGHYLPNSPFVQAEKDFAAKIEERTGGRVKIDITFAGGLGKGNELGLLAGRGAVDMAAIPPGYYPDQLLFWKAFQIPFVFNDPVQAIDVLKKSYAQFPVFKDETDKMRVHYLFEQPLGSYYLTGPSPDCTTVASLKGKKLRSFGADVPKLHNAIGAVPVTVSPVEVYEALQRGTIDYSFLNTGNIESLRLFEVGKTNCGPIMTITGHMIIIGERTWKRLPPDIQEIFTDQAAKSQQDYLDWVVAGDAASKAAIEAAGGAFQAFPPAELAKWKAAAPDLLAAWEADLKERGYGEQAAAVAKAWREWTQ
- a CDS encoding C4-dicarboxylate TRAP transporter substrate-binding protein translates to MPLSLKGRLLCAGLATLAVAWSGSATAVTKLTYGSYLPATHVIHEKGLLPFFKRVEQDTNGSLTWELFSGGAMGGPKEALQTIEDDVVDSAIIVDVYIKRDVPVSVTIADVGLLVDDPLVFAAATNEAYLIDCPQCAAETKKHNKIALSRNSTGIYNIMCTSPIHTLEGLHGVKVRSAGRHGVLMKELGATPVGITTAEMYEALQRGQADCTTGSTAWLNAYGLKDVIKAVIDYPIGAYIGGEGMNMNADRWNSLTDAERMAIRKNLPKLVSDTVFAYMAEGDLAREEAIKNNGLQVLEADEPLKNAIDKFRQGEVQVSIDKAREAGVKDPERILNHFMASVEKWRKIVADIGRDKEKYEEALWREIFSKATP
- a CDS encoding TRAP transporter small permease, with amino-acid sequence MKSFERFFNRLSNYSAFIAGAAMFVMMVQISLDVALKYIFSYPIPATLETVSSYYMVALIFLPLGIVTRDHEHISVELFTQGLSPRWLALVNGVAGILAMAYIGVMTFRCAEEAWEKMLIGESWETAIWDMQVWPSRWFIPIGVGLMFVYLLIHVIDNFSFFVRGHRIMTSGESQHGLDLDL
- a CDS encoding TRAP transporter large permease subunit; its protein translation is MDSLTIGFCGIGLVLVLLALRVPIAVALATVSIGGIWILRGQGAALGTLGSLPYDFASNFTLSAVPMFLLMGAAAYHTGLTGSLYDAARLWLNRLPGGLAVASNFASAGFAAASGSSVATAAAMGRLAIPEMLKAGYDKSLATGTIAASGTLGALIPPSIAFVIYGWFTEQPVGTLLMAGFLPGVLTAVIYASMIIWRCALNPKLAPPIRQHVPMSAKLAALKEVWPLPLLVLCVMGSIYGGVATPTEAGALGAFFALIIGAVKKQLNRETFVRSFVEALRTVSAVFLVAIGAILLTRFLAMAGVPRFMAEIVQQFDADALTVILAMTVIYLILGMFLDPLGLMLLTLPIFLPAFKVLHIDLIWIGVLVVKLIEIGLLTPPVGLNAYVVKGVVGDAVPLTTIFRGLVWFLVCEAVIMTLLIAFPEISLWLPAVLSG
- a CDS encoding competence/damage-inducible protein A, translating into MAAAHPDETVVTAAIAVIGNEILSGSVQDENIAYIARGLNEIGIQLREVRVVPDIHREIADAVNALRGRWDYVFTTGGIGPTHDDITAEAVALAFERKVTYHPEAFARLEAFYASRGQDFTEGRKRMTLAPEGAELVNNEAMIAPGLKVENVFVLAGVPRIAQAMFEATKPYLRRGNVVHSRSITTHLVEGELAGPLEAIQKRHPHADLGSYPFYNTPRGNGVKLVARATSQDLLDTVGDEIRRMIADLGGETIEDDRSW